A genome region from Streptomyces sp. NBC_01296 includes the following:
- a CDS encoding helix-turn-helix transcriptional regulator, translated as MSRPIARVLMLLELLQSGGLRTVAELAARLDVDERTVRRYADHLLDLDVPVESVRGRHGGYRLASGYRMPPLMLSDDEALAVLLGLVAGQRAGLMTATGSASETAAAKIRRVLPQRLGHRLDAVLGSLAFTAPPSTPAAPETAVLLSIADAVRHHRPVSIKYTAADGRHSERTLHPYGLVAHAGRWYVTGGDPAVGEDRTFRLDRIADARTLPGTFDPPTGFDPAERVLSGLASAPYRHEVTVRVQGTAEHIRARLPAGVALVEELPSEGSPDSETGRWSRVEMRVDRLDWLPAVLASLDRPFTIERPDELRGLVARFAARLADSASG; from the coding sequence ATGTCCCGACCCATCGCGCGCGTGCTCATGCTGCTGGAGCTCCTGCAATCGGGCGGCCTTCGGACCGTTGCCGAACTCGCCGCCCGGCTCGATGTCGACGAGCGCACGGTGCGGCGGTACGCCGATCACCTCCTCGACCTCGACGTACCCGTCGAGTCGGTACGCGGCCGCCACGGCGGCTACCGGCTCGCCTCCGGCTACCGCATGCCCCCGCTCATGCTGAGTGACGACGAAGCGCTCGCCGTGCTGCTCGGCCTGGTCGCTGGCCAGCGGGCCGGCCTGATGACCGCCACGGGCTCGGCGAGCGAGACGGCAGCCGCCAAGATCCGACGGGTCCTGCCACAACGGCTCGGCCACAGGCTCGACGCCGTACTCGGCTCCCTCGCCTTCACCGCTCCACCCAGCACTCCGGCAGCCCCGGAGACCGCGGTCCTGCTCTCGATCGCCGACGCGGTGCGCCACCACCGGCCGGTTTCGATCAAGTACACCGCCGCCGACGGCCGGCACAGCGAACGCACGCTGCACCCGTACGGGCTCGTCGCCCACGCGGGCAGGTGGTACGTGACCGGCGGCGATCCCGCGGTCGGCGAGGACCGCACGTTCCGGCTGGACCGCATTGCCGACGCGAGGACCCTGCCCGGCACGTTCGACCCGCCCACCGGGTTCGACCCTGCGGAACGCGTCCTGTCAGGGCTCGCCTCGGCTCCTTACCGGCACGAAGTGACCGTGCGGGTCCAAGGGACGGCCGAGCACATCCGGGCCCGGCTTCCCGCCGGCGTCGCGCTCGTGGAGGAGTTGCCGTCCGAGGGCAGCCCGGATTCGGAGACCGGGCGCTGGTCCCGCGTCGAAATGCGTGTGGACCGGCTCGATTGGCTGCCCGCCGTACTCGCCTCGCTCGACCGTCCGTTCACCATCGAGCGACCCGACGAACTCCGCGGGCTCGTCGCCCGATTCGCCGCGCGGCTCGCGGACTCGGCTTCTGGGTAG
- a CDS encoding VOC family protein, with amino-acid sequence MDFVSIRIITGDVARLVDFYERATGVEADWSTEDFAELRTTSATLAIAGTRTVPLFAPGAARPADNHSVIVEFLVDDVDHVHQNLTGSTEDLVQAPTTMPWGNRSLLLRDPDGNLVNFFTPITPAAIAKFAR; translated from the coding sequence ATGGACTTCGTCTCGATCCGCATCATCACGGGCGACGTTGCCCGCCTCGTCGACTTCTACGAGCGCGCCACCGGAGTGGAGGCGGACTGGTCCACGGAAGACTTCGCCGAACTCAGGACCACCTCGGCCACCCTCGCCATCGCCGGAACCCGCACCGTGCCCCTCTTCGCGCCGGGCGCCGCCCGGCCGGCCGACAACCACAGCGTCATCGTCGAGTTCCTCGTCGACGACGTGGACCACGTGCACCAGAACCTGACCGGCTCCACGGAAGACCTCGTCCAGGCGCCCACCACGATGCCCTGGGGCAACCGCTCGCTGCTCCTCCGAGACCCCGACGGCAACCTCGTCAACTTCTTCACCCCCATCACCCCGGCCGCCATCGCCAAGTTCGCCCGCTGA
- a CDS encoding HEAT repeat domain-containing protein, whose product MRLRAANILAVLGPAAAPYADRLADLLEDEASDLYLDGTVRDISRWALTRIGDPRALPGLVERLRAQEEEQGRGFAIGDPRRPNTEDVLMPLRAHADILLPAIRETIRQCGARGGATRSFLPVLEAWGEDALPALPDLIPLLADTWTSVDVLRVMGPAAASAVPAVRTSQVLDSPANHRAVDWTATCLGADRAEVLRLAGEGVMAAKEPGHGPIGDLSEFGRDAAPYADRVRFAMESTTHGPRLTAAITLWEITGGVEPSMRVLEEFVLPIADGGGRDQPGDPGSTTGGAAVGASPVHGRGLPDDPPRRGTARPDRGSHRVRGCRAG is encoded by the coding sequence GTGCGGCTGCGGGCGGCGAACATCCTCGCGGTGCTGGGCCCGGCGGCCGCGCCGTACGCCGACCGGCTCGCCGACCTGCTCGAGGACGAAGCGTCCGACCTGTACCTCGACGGAACGGTCCGGGACATCTCCCGGTGGGCACTGACCCGGATCGGTGACCCTCGCGCCCTGCCGGGGCTGGTCGAGCGGCTCCGCGCGCAGGAGGAGGAGCAGGGCCGAGGCTTTGCCATCGGTGATCCGCGGCGCCCGAACACCGAGGACGTGCTGATGCCGCTGCGCGCGCACGCGGACATCCTGCTGCCCGCGATACGGGAGACGATCCGTCAATGCGGAGCCCGAGGCGGTGCGACCCGCAGCTTCCTCCCGGTACTGGAAGCCTGGGGCGAGGATGCGCTGCCCGCCCTGCCCGATCTCATCCCCCTGCTGGCAGACACCTGGACCTCGGTCGATGTGCTGCGGGTGATGGGACCGGCCGCTGCCTCGGCCGTACCCGCGGTGCGTACCAGCCAGGTTCTGGACTCCCCGGCCAATCACCGCGCCGTGGACTGGACTGCCACCTGTCTCGGCGCGGACCGCGCCGAAGTTCTGCGCCTCGCCGGCGAGGGGGTCATGGCGGCGAAAGAACCCGGGCATGGGCCGATCGGCGACCTGTCCGAGTTCGGCCGGGACGCGGCGCCCTACGCGGACCGGGTGCGGTTCGCGATGGAGAGCACGACGCATGGGCCACGGCTCACCGCGGCGATCACGCTCTGGGAGATCACGGGCGGGGTCGAACCGAGCATGCGGGTTCTGGAGGAGTTCGTCCTGCCGATCGCCGACGGCGGTGGGCGAGATCAGCCCGGCGATCCGGGAAGCACTACTGGCGGTGCGGCAGTCGGAGCGTCGCCTGTCCACGGACGGGGGCTACCCGATGATCCTCCAAGACGCGGAACTGCGCGGCCTGATCGAGGAAGCCATCGCGTGCGCGGATGCCGGGCCGGGTGA
- a CDS encoding AMP-binding protein: MDDTTEHFRSHVEEILDALGKDPDREALVHGSRRVSAGELRGLVYGMARALHSQGVRRGQTVTLLSGNLPETIAARYAAGLLGCAVNHLYAGLSADVHADILRDVETRALIVDPAHRERAADLARRVPPARVSVLGAGGDAGPDLVELAAEESTEVLPGSAHPQDICTIRHTGGTTGHPKAICTTFEQWVSVGSDWPEGGQVRALVCTTLAHAAGLMADTTLHRGGTVVLQDEFEPGAVLAAIERERISHVFLLPPLLYQLMDHPDVDRTDTSSLRMLTYGGCASSPTRLAAAVRRFGPVLNQFYGQNEAGGISMLSPEDHDPRRPELLRTAGKIMEGVEVAVRDADGRHLPPGEHGELCVRSPHVMKGYWKQPELTAEVLRDGWLHTGDIGFVDADGYVTIVDRLKDMIVVVGGHVYTVELEDVLNSHPQVLQSAVLGVPDANLMERVHAVVVRTPDGDVGEKELRAMVRERKGAMYEPASITFIDALPLTDAGKPDKKLLRGRALDRRGK; encoded by the coding sequence ATGGACGACACCACCGAACACTTCCGCAGCCACGTGGAAGAGATTCTTGACGCCCTGGGGAAAGACCCCGACCGTGAGGCCCTGGTACACGGGAGCCGGCGCGTGAGCGCGGGTGAATTGCGCGGCCTCGTCTACGGCATGGCCCGCGCGCTGCACTCCCAGGGGGTCCGGCGTGGGCAGACGGTCACCCTTCTCTCCGGCAACCTTCCCGAGACGATCGCGGCCCGCTACGCCGCCGGGCTGCTCGGCTGCGCCGTGAACCACCTCTACGCGGGCCTTTCGGCCGATGTGCACGCCGACATCCTCCGGGACGTCGAGACCCGGGCGCTGATCGTCGACCCGGCCCACCGCGAGCGCGCCGCCGACCTGGCCCGGCGGGTGCCGCCGGCACGGGTGTCGGTCCTGGGGGCAGGCGGCGACGCGGGCCCGGATCTGGTGGAGCTCGCCGCCGAGGAGTCCACCGAGGTGTTACCGGGATCGGCGCATCCGCAGGACATCTGCACCATTCGCCACACCGGTGGGACCACCGGTCATCCCAAGGCCATCTGCACGACCTTCGAACAGTGGGTGTCGGTCGGATCGGACTGGCCCGAGGGCGGGCAGGTCAGGGCCCTGGTGTGCACCACCCTCGCGCACGCGGCAGGCCTCATGGCGGACACCACGCTGCACCGCGGCGGCACCGTCGTCCTGCAGGACGAGTTCGAACCGGGTGCCGTGCTCGCCGCCATCGAACGCGAGCGCATCTCCCACGTGTTCCTGCTGCCACCGCTCCTCTATCAGTTGATGGACCACCCCGACGTCGACCGCACCGACACCTCCAGCCTGCGCATGCTCACCTACGGGGGCTGCGCCTCCTCCCCGACCCGCCTCGCGGCGGCGGTCCGGCGCTTCGGCCCCGTGCTGAACCAGTTCTACGGCCAGAACGAAGCCGGCGGCATCAGCATGCTCTCGCCCGAAGACCACGATCCGCGGCGCCCGGAGCTGCTGCGAACCGCCGGGAAGATCATGGAAGGCGTTGAGGTCGCCGTCCGTGACGCCGACGGGCGGCACCTGCCCCCCGGCGAGCACGGCGAGCTGTGCGTACGTTCCCCGCACGTGATGAAGGGGTACTGGAAGCAGCCCGAGCTCACCGCGGAGGTACTGCGGGACGGTTGGCTGCACACCGGTGACATCGGGTTCGTCGACGCGGACGGCTACGTCACGATCGTCGACCGGCTGAAGGACATGATCGTGGTGGTGGGAGGCCACGTGTACACGGTGGAACTGGAGGACGTCCTGAACTCCCATCCGCAGGTCCTGCAGAGCGCGGTGCTCGGAGTCCCCGACGCCAACCTCATGGAGCGGGTGCACGCGGTCGTCGTCCGCACGCCGGACGGCGACGTCGGCGAAAAGGAGCTGCGCGCCATGGTGCGGGAAAGGAAGGGCGCCATGTACGAGCCCGCGAGCATCACCTTCATCGACGCGCTGCCCCTGACCGACGCGGGCAAGCCGGACAAGAAGCTGCTCCGCGGCCGGGCGCTCGATCGTCGGGGCAAGTGA
- a CDS encoding sensor histidine kinase, producing the protein MGLSGRGLAVVVLFVVNGAVLAVRLVPESAVPDRLVTVWLAFGVLAAAALIGTSRSGTSYLFAFFLVAFAGSRLDTRTALVLAASCSLLCGGVLYLQAEPGEYATTVVGLATGAAVLAGMAGRSRAQATRSAIAAAESAEKAARAEARTAVLAERTRIARDVHDVLAHSLAGINMQLELVDALIDTGDLAKIREANGRAHSLVRESLRQAQWTVHALREDHLPLRESLTAMLESSGHHDALTVVGDVRELSAQSTQCLLRIAQEALTNATRHAPGGAVGVELTFTEEATVLSVRNRPATLPVAAATGSGMGLIGMRERIALLGGTVTTGPVTTGPDSGGWQVEAVIPR; encoded by the coding sequence ATGGGCCTCAGCGGCCGCGGCCTGGCCGTCGTCGTTCTCTTCGTGGTCAATGGTGCGGTGCTGGCGGTGCGGCTCGTGCCCGAGTCCGCCGTCCCGGACCGGCTCGTCACGGTCTGGCTGGCGTTCGGCGTACTGGCGGCGGCCGCACTGATCGGCACCAGCCGCTCGGGGACGTCCTACCTCTTCGCGTTCTTCCTCGTCGCCTTCGCCGGGTCCCGCCTGGACACCAGAACGGCCCTGGTCCTCGCCGCATCCTGCAGCCTCTTGTGCGGCGGCGTGCTGTACCTCCAGGCCGAGCCGGGCGAGTACGCGACGACCGTCGTCGGCCTCGCGACCGGCGCCGCCGTTCTGGCCGGCATGGCCGGGCGAAGCCGGGCGCAGGCCACGCGGTCGGCGATCGCGGCGGCCGAATCCGCCGAGAAGGCCGCGCGGGCCGAAGCCCGGACGGCGGTACTGGCGGAGCGGACCCGGATCGCCCGGGACGTCCACGACGTACTCGCCCACTCGCTCGCCGGGATCAACATGCAACTGGAACTGGTCGACGCGCTGATCGACACCGGAGACCTGGCCAAGATCCGGGAGGCCAACGGCAGAGCGCACAGCCTGGTCAGGGAGAGCCTCCGGCAGGCGCAGTGGACCGTGCACGCGCTGCGCGAAGACCATCTGCCGCTGCGCGAGAGCCTGACCGCGATGCTCGAATCCTCGGGCCACCACGATGCCCTCACCGTGGTCGGAGACGTCCGCGAACTGTCGGCGCAGTCGACGCAGTGCCTGCTGCGGATCGCCCAAGAGGCGCTGACCAATGCCACCCGGCACGCCCCCGGCGGCGCAGTCGGCGTGGAGCTGACCTTCACCGAAGAGGCAACCGTACTGAGCGTGCGCAACCGGCCCGCGACGTTGCCGGTGGCCGCGGCCACCGGAAGCGGAATGGGACTGATCGGAATGCGCGAACGCATTGCCCTGCTCGGCGGCACCGTCACCACCGGACCCGTCACCACGGGGCCGGATTCGGGAGGCTGGCAGGTGGAAGCGGTGATCCCGCGATGA
- a CDS encoding response regulator transcription factor, producing the protein MSEPTDAARPVRVIVADDQAAVREPLATVLSLLQDIDVVATATDGHEVLAAVAAGPVDVVLMDLRMPGMDGTEATRRLSAEHPGVAVVVLTTFADDDSILGALGAGARGYLTKNAGREDIARAIRAAAAGQSVLDREVQARLLAAVHTHRPEPAPLPQDLTLREREVLTLIGQGLPNRAIAERLFISEATVKTHINNLFAKADIRSRADAVRLAIGAGLA; encoded by the coding sequence ATGAGCGAACCCACGGACGCCGCCCGGCCCGTCAGGGTGATCGTCGCCGACGACCAGGCCGCGGTGCGCGAACCGCTCGCCACCGTCCTCTCGCTGCTCCAGGACATCGACGTCGTCGCCACCGCGACGGACGGGCACGAGGTCCTGGCGGCCGTCGCCGCGGGGCCGGTGGACGTCGTACTCATGGACTTGCGGATGCCCGGCATGGACGGAACCGAGGCGACCCGGCGCCTGAGCGCGGAACACCCCGGTGTGGCGGTGGTCGTCCTGACCACCTTCGCCGACGACGACTCGATCCTGGGCGCACTGGGCGCAGGAGCCCGCGGCTACCTGACGAAGAACGCAGGCCGCGAGGACATCGCCCGGGCGATCCGGGCCGCCGCCGCGGGACAGTCGGTGCTCGACCGCGAGGTGCAGGCCCGCCTCCTCGCCGCCGTGCACACGCACCGGCCCGAGCCGGCGCCCCTTCCGCAAGACCTCACGCTGCGCGAACGGGAGGTCCTCACCCTCATCGGCCAGGGCCTTCCGAACAGAGCCATCGCCGAACGGCTCTTCATCAGCGAGGCCACCGTCAAGACCCACATCAACAACCTGTTCGCCAAGGCGGACATCCGGAGCCGGGCCGACGCCGTGCGCCTCGCCATCGGAGCCGGCCTGGCCTGA
- a CDS encoding discoidin domain-containing protein, translating into MHLYASTPPTASGRRLRPALLVVTAVLALVAGLLLAWPGRAGAAADPLISRGKPATASSTESSSLGAANAFDGAASTRWASVEGKDPQWIRVDLGAAATVSRVKLTWESAYAKAYRVEVSADGATWTRIAEEKAGNGGTDDLAGLSGKGRYLRVYGTARGTAYGYSLFEAEVYGTVDGGPPPGGGAFTVVAAGDIAAQCTASDSGCAHPKTAALARQIDPKFYLTMGDNQYDDARIADFRAYYDKSWGTFKAKTHPVPGNHETYDPAGSLAGYKAYFGNIAYPQGKSYYSFDEGNWHFIALDSNAFDQAAQIDWLKADLAANGKQCIAAYWHHPLYSSGGHGNDPVSKPVWKILYGAKADLVLNGHDHHYERFAPQNPDGKAASDGIVEIVGGMGGAEPYPIEQVQPNSQKRISGQYGVLKLDFADSGYSWTYVGSDGQVKDTSPKYSCH; encoded by the coding sequence ATGCACCTGTACGCCTCCACCCCACCCACCGCATCGGGCCGTCGACTTCGGCCCGCCCTCCTCGTCGTGACCGCCGTGCTCGCGCTCGTCGCCGGGCTGCTCCTCGCCTGGCCCGGCCGGGCCGGGGCCGCCGCCGACCCGCTCATCTCACGCGGCAAGCCCGCCACCGCCTCCTCCACGGAGAGCTCCTCCCTCGGCGCCGCCAACGCCTTCGACGGCGCCGCCTCGACCCGCTGGGCCAGCGTCGAGGGCAAGGACCCGCAGTGGATCCGCGTCGACCTGGGGGCCGCCGCCACCGTCTCCCGGGTCAAGCTGACCTGGGAGTCCGCCTACGCCAAGGCCTACCGCGTCGAGGTTTCCGCCGACGGCGCGACCTGGACCAGGATCGCCGAGGAGAAGGCCGGCAACGGCGGCACCGACGACCTCGCCGGCCTCTCCGGCAAGGGCAGGTACCTGCGCGTGTACGGCACCGCGCGCGGCACGGCGTACGGCTACTCCCTCTTCGAGGCCGAGGTGTACGGCACCGTGGACGGCGGCCCGCCCCCCGGCGGCGGCGCCTTCACGGTCGTCGCGGCCGGTGACATCGCCGCCCAGTGCACGGCCTCCGACAGCGGCTGCGCGCACCCGAAGACCGCCGCCCTGGCCCGGCAGATCGACCCGAAGTTCTACCTCACGATGGGCGACAACCAGTACGACGACGCCCGGATCGCCGACTTCCGCGCCTACTACGACAAGAGCTGGGGCACCTTCAAGGCCAAGACCCACCCCGTACCCGGCAACCACGAGACGTACGACCCGGCCGGCTCCCTCGCCGGATACAAGGCGTACTTCGGGAACATCGCCTACCCGCAGGGCAAGAGCTACTACAGCTTCGACGAGGGCAACTGGCACTTCATCGCCCTCGACTCCAACGCCTTCGACCAGGCCGCCCAGATCGACTGGCTCAAGGCCGACCTCGCCGCCAACGGCAAGCAGTGCATCGCCGCCTACTGGCACCACCCGCTCTACTCCTCGGGCGGACACGGCAACGACCCCGTCTCCAAGCCCGTCTGGAAGATCCTCTACGGCGCCAAGGCCGACCTGGTCCTGAACGGACACGACCACCACTACGAGCGGTTCGCCCCGCAGAACCCGGACGGCAAGGCGGCCTCCGACGGGATCGTGGAGATCGTCGGCGGCATGGGCGGCGCCGAGCCCTACCCGATCGAACAGGTGCAGCCCAACAGCCAGAAGCGCATCAGCGGCCAGTACGGGGTCCTGAAGCTCGACTTCGCGGACTCGGGCTACAGCTGGACCTACGTCGGCAGCGACGGGCAGGTCAAGGACACCAGCCCGAAGTACAGCTGCCACTGA
- a CDS encoding MFS transporter produces MYLANTGRPDAPPRPFGARRRVPATVIALGAVSLVTDVSSEMVTAVLPLYLVLGLGLSPLQFGFLDGMFNGATALVRLLGGRLADRGGHHKRVAGAGYLLSALSRLGLLLAAGATAGIAASLASDRLGKGVRTAPRDALISLSGPPETLGRAFGVHRAMDTTGALLGPLAAFAVLWATADAYDAVFAVSFCTGLLGVLLLVLYVPSVAPAPPVRPTPLQHSALRDPAHRRILYAASLLGAATIGDSFLYLLLQRGLDLPPALFPLLPLGAAAGYLLLAVPAGRIADRVGRGLPFLAGHAALLGAYAVLLLPVAWPTVAAVLALLAVFYASTDGVLMALAGPVLPAHRRAGGLAVLQTGQALARLLGAAGFGAAWTFWGQGPALWTAALALAGALAAAWRLLPAPAPAPALDAPETP; encoded by the coding sequence ATGTACCTGGCCAACACCGGCCGCCCGGACGCGCCGCCCCGCCCCTTCGGGGCCCGGCGGCGCGTCCCCGCCACCGTCATCGCGCTGGGAGCGGTCAGCCTCGTCACCGACGTCTCCTCCGAGATGGTCACGGCCGTGCTGCCGCTCTACCTCGTCCTGGGCCTCGGCCTCTCACCGCTCCAATTCGGCTTCCTCGACGGCATGTTCAACGGAGCAACCGCCCTCGTGCGGCTCCTCGGCGGCCGACTCGCCGACCGCGGCGGCCACCACAAGAGGGTCGCCGGCGCGGGCTACCTGCTCTCCGCCCTCTCCCGGCTCGGACTGCTCCTCGCCGCCGGCGCCACCGCGGGGATCGCCGCCTCGCTCGCCTCCGACCGCCTCGGCAAGGGTGTGCGCACCGCCCCGCGCGACGCGCTGATCTCGCTCAGCGGCCCGCCGGAGACACTGGGCCGGGCGTTCGGCGTGCACCGGGCCATGGACACCACCGGCGCCCTGCTGGGCCCGCTCGCCGCCTTCGCCGTGCTGTGGGCGACCGCCGACGCCTACGACGCGGTGTTCGCCGTCAGCTTCTGCACGGGCCTGCTCGGCGTGCTCCTGCTCGTGCTGTACGTCCCCTCCGTCGCCCCCGCACCACCGGTCCGGCCAACGCCCCTTCAGCACAGCGCACTTCGGGACCCCGCCCACCGCCGGATCCTCTACGCCGCCTCCCTGCTCGGAGCCGCCACCATCGGCGACTCCTTCCTCTACCTGCTCCTCCAGCGCGGCCTCGACCTGCCGCCCGCCCTGTTCCCGCTGCTGCCGCTCGGCGCCGCCGCCGGATACCTGCTGCTCGCCGTCCCGGCCGGCCGGATCGCCGACCGCGTCGGGCGCGGGCTGCCGTTCCTGGCCGGACACGCCGCGCTGCTCGGCGCGTACGCCGTCCTGCTCCTCCCCGTGGCCTGGCCGACCGTGGCCGCGGTGCTGGCACTCCTCGCCGTCTTCTACGCCTCCACCGACGGGGTCCTGATGGCGCTGGCCGGGCCCGTACTGCCCGCGCACCGCCGCGCCGGCGGGCTCGCGGTGCTCCAGACCGGCCAGGCGCTGGCCCGGCTGCTGGGCGCCGCGGGCTTCGGGGCCGCCTGGACGTTCTGGGGGCAGGGGCCCGCCCTGTGGACGGCGGCGCTCGCGCTCGCGGGGGCGCTCGCGGCAGCCTGGCGCCTTCTGCCCGCCCCCGCCCCTGCCCCCGCCCTCGACGCCCCGGAGACACCGTGA
- a CDS encoding TolB family protein, with amino-acid sequence MNPRAPQLRRLALVVLAVLLLGCGSLGYVLHARHRELPTTAAGGSFSLAEPGLYYRDSATGRVARQSGTGGPPATGGPACERFHAAGERALCLRKLPGIPARTEALVLDRQLREVQRVTVPGIPNRARVSASGNVLSWTAFAIGDSYATTGFSTRTSILDLRTGYLIKSMEEIPLTIDGTRYHAPDVNYWGVTFARDDNRFYATVSTKGRTHLVEGNLHDWSAKALRENVECPSLSPDNTRIAFKKKVSDDPAAPWRLYVLDLADLREHPLAEPHSVDDQAAWLDDGTVGYALPDGEGRAGGIWSVPADGTGEPRLLVPGGSSPAAAS; translated from the coding sequence GTGAACCCCCGAGCGCCACAACTCCGCCGACTCGCCCTCGTCGTGCTCGCCGTCCTGCTGCTCGGGTGCGGCTCCCTGGGCTACGTACTGCACGCCAGGCACCGCGAACTGCCGACCACGGCCGCAGGCGGATCGTTCAGCCTGGCCGAACCGGGGCTCTACTACCGGGACTCGGCCACCGGACGGGTCGCCCGCCAGAGCGGCACCGGCGGGCCGCCCGCCACGGGAGGCCCCGCCTGCGAGCGCTTCCACGCCGCGGGGGAGCGCGCCCTGTGCCTGCGCAAGCTGCCCGGCATCCCGGCCCGCACCGAGGCCCTCGTACTGGACCGGCAGCTGCGCGAGGTCCAGCGCGTGACCGTACCCGGCATCCCCAACCGGGCCCGCGTCTCGGCCTCGGGCAACGTACTGTCCTGGACGGCCTTCGCGATCGGCGACTCGTACGCCACGACCGGCTTCTCCACCCGGACCTCCATCCTGGACCTGCGCACCGGCTACCTGATCAAATCGATGGAGGAGATCCCGCTGACCATCGACGGGACCCGCTACCACGCGCCCGACGTCAACTACTGGGGAGTGACCTTCGCCCGGGACGACAACCGCTTCTACGCCACGGTGTCGACCAAGGGCCGCACCCACCTGGTCGAGGGGAACCTGCACGACTGGTCGGCGAAGGCCCTGCGCGAGAACGTCGAATGCCCGTCCCTGTCACCGGACAACACCCGTATCGCCTTCAAGAAGAAGGTCTCCGACGACCCTGCCGCACCCTGGCGGCTGTACGTCCTGGACCTGGCTGACCTGCGCGAACACCCGCTGGCGGAGCCGCACAGCGTCGACGACCAGGCGGCCTGGCTGGACGACGGGACCGTCGGCTACGCCCTCCCGGACGGCGAAGGCCGCGCCGGCGGCATCTGGTCGGTCCCGGCGGACGGCACGGGCGAACCCCGCCTCCTGGTCCCCGGCGGCTCCTCCCCGGCCGCCGCGAGCTGA
- a CDS encoding prealbumin-like fold domain-containing protein, producing the protein MIKEDADTENRLAGAVFQLWEETNGIPGLQPTGFQPDTDIEGPCTTGADGVCSRTVPFGLYYWAETQAPPGYDLPLNPVSLPLVLNEENAGQGVTTAIGNTRESGAIKSE; encoded by the coding sequence GTGATCAAGGAGGACGCGGATACGGAGAACCGCCTGGCCGGCGCGGTCTTCCAGCTGTGGGAGGAGACCAACGGCATCCCGGGCCTCCAGCCCACCGGCTTCCAACCCGACACCGACATCGAGGGCCCCTGCACCACCGGGGCCGACGGTGTGTGCTCCCGTACCGTGCCGTTCGGCCTCTACTACTGGGCGGAGACACAGGCGCCGCCCGGGTACGACTTGCCGCTGAACCCGGTGTCCCTCCCACTGGTACTGAATGAGGAGAATGCCGGTCAGGGCGTGACCACCGCGATCGGCAACACACGGGAATCCGGTGCGATCAAGAGCGAGTGA
- a CDS encoding RICIN domain-containing protein, translating into MPRITRWTAVTAVAFATVLAATPGAGAAEGSAAEAKAAPRPVYWTAQPQGVTAAAPQRLLNQAVRITNDFAKRPTTQCLDVDANGGGNGTVVQVWQCNGTTQQRWYLWNNGALESYRFPGKCLDADLNGGGNNGTKVQIWDCNNTPQQSWSHPSGDRALYNARFYGGGNIVMDRDANVLGNGARVQLWQKNFQSQQWWDVWTD; encoded by the coding sequence ATGCCCCGCATCACACGATGGACCGCGGTCACCGCCGTCGCCTTCGCCACCGTACTGGCCGCAACGCCCGGCGCCGGCGCGGCCGAAGGATCTGCCGCCGAGGCCAAGGCGGCGCCCCGCCCGGTGTACTGGACGGCGCAGCCGCAGGGTGTGACGGCCGCGGCGCCGCAGCGATTGCTGAACCAGGCCGTGCGGATCACCAACGACTTCGCCAAACGTCCCACCACCCAGTGCCTGGACGTCGACGCCAACGGCGGCGGCAACGGCACGGTCGTCCAGGTCTGGCAGTGCAACGGCACCACCCAGCAGCGCTGGTACCTCTGGAACAACGGCGCGCTCGAGAGCTATCGCTTCCCCGGCAAGTGCCTGGACGCGGACCTCAACGGGGGTGGCAACAACGGAACCAAGGTGCAGATCTGGGACTGCAACAACACACCCCAGCAGAGCTGGTCCCACCCCTCGGGCGACCGAGCCCTCTACAACGCCCGCTTCTACGGCGGCGGCAACATCGTCATGGACCGCGACGCGAACGTCCTGGGGAACGGCGCCCGCGTCCAGTTGTGGCAGAAGAACTTCCAGTCACAGCAGTGGTGGGACGTATGGACCGACTGA